The following are from one region of the Salmo trutta chromosome 22, fSalTru1.1, whole genome shotgun sequence genome:
- the LOC115158424 gene encoding probable phospholipid-transporting ATPase IF isoform X5: MLRWIRQQLGFDPPHQSDTRTVYIANRFPQHGHYVPQRFADNRIISSKYTVWNFVPKNLFEQFRRIANFYFLIIFLVQLMIDTPTSPVTSGLPLFFVITVTAIKQGYEDWLRHKADNEVNGAPVFVVRSGSLVQTRSKNIRVGDIVRVAKDETFPVDLVLLSSDRAEGTCHITTTSLDGETNLKTHYSVPETLVSQSVSRLEALHAVLECQQPDADLYRFVGRITVTQQGEEIVRPLGPENLLLRGARLKNTKEIFGVAVYTGMESKMALNYKCKSQKRSAVEKSMNTFLLIYLGILLFEAILSTILKYAWQAENKWDEPFYNQKTEQERNSSQILKFISDFLAFLVLYNFIIPISLYVTVEMQKFLGSFFIGWDLDLYHEESDQMAQVNTSDLNEELGQVEYVFTDKTGTLTENEMLFRECSINGIKYQEINGKLIPEGMTDDSPDRSVPPLSREELLFLKAVSLCHTVQISYEQPGDGLGDPFSHANGFSSQMEYYASSPDEKALVEAMKRMGVIFIGSHGETMEIKTFGKPEKFKLLHVLEFDANRRRMSVILQTPTGEKVLFTKGAESAILPFTTSGEINKTRVHVDEFALKGLRTLVVACRHFSVEEYEEVDQRLHKARTALQQREERLAEVFSFIEKDLELLGATGVEDKLQEKVQETIEALRLAGIKVWVLTGDKHETAVSVSLSCGHFHRTMNILELVQQKSDNECAEQLRQLARRIKEDHVIQHGLVVDGASLSLALRGHEKLFMEVCKNCSAVLCCRMAPLQKAKVVRLLKTSPEKPITLAIGDGANDVSMIQEAHVGIGIMGKEGRQAVQNSDYAIARFKFLSKLLLVHGHFYYIRIATLVQYFFYKNVCFITPQFLYQFFCLFSQQTLYDSVYLTLYNICFTSLPILVYSLFEQLVHPHVLQSKPVLYRDISKNSLLSFKTFLYWTLLGFCHAFVFFFGSYILMGEDTSLNGNGQMFGNWTFGTLVFTVMVITVTLKLALETHFWTWMNHFVTWGSIAFYFVFSLFYGGIIWPFLHTQDMYFVFVQLLSSGSAWFAIIIIIITCLFPDIIKKVFYRHLQPTSTQKSQMEEDKSSVSSEYDSAESWSRGEDNWQLLAASPPPAQGPALFSPR; this comes from the exons ggcTTTGACCCTCCCCATCAAAGTGACACCAGAACGGTTTACATTGCAAACCGCTTTCCTCAACATGGCCATTATGTCCCTCAGCGGTTTGCAGACAACAGAATCATATCATCCAAG TACACCGTTTGGAATTTTGTTCCCAAAAACCTGTTTGAACAGTTCAGAAGAATCGCCAATTTTTATTTTCTCATCATATTCCTGGTCCAG CTAATGATAGACACCCCCACTTCCCCTGTCACCAGCGGACTTCCTCTGTTCTTTGTCATCACAGTAACTGCCATCAAACAG GGCTATGAGGACTGGCTGAGGCACAAGGCGGACAACGAGGTGAACGGGGCGCCTGTGTTTGTGGTGCGCAGTGGCAGCCTCGTGCAGACCCGCTCAAAGAACATCCGA GTGGGGGACATAGTCCGGGTGGCCAAAGATGAGACGTTCCCAGTGGACCTGGTCCTCTTATCATCAGACCGAGCTGAGGGGACATGTcacatcaccaccaccagcctgGACGGAGAGACTAATCTAAAG ACTCACTACTCTGTGCCGGAGACGTTGGTATCTCAGTCGGTGTCCAGGCTGGAGGCCCTACATGCTGTGCTGGAGTGTCAGCAGCCAGATGCAGATCTGTACAG GTTTGTCGGGCGAATAACTGTAACACAACAAGGAGAAGAGATTGTAAG ACCCCTTGGACCAGAAAACCTACTGCTTCGAGGAGCAAGATTAAAAAATACCAAAGAAATTTTTG GTGTAGCAGTTTACACTGGGATGGAGTCCAAGATGGCCCTGAACTACAAGTGCAAATCCCAGAAGCGCTCTGCAGTGGAGAA GTCCATGAACACCTTTCTGCTCATATACCTGGGCATCCTGCTGTTTGAGGCGATCCTCAGCACCATCCTGAAGTACGCCTGGCAGGCTGAGAACAAATGGGACGAGCCCTTCTACAACCAGAAGACAGAGCAGGAGAGAAACAGCAGCCAG ATCCTGAAGTTCATCTCTGATTTCCTGGCATTTCTGGTCCTCTACAACTTCATCATCCCCATCTCGCTCTACGTCACTGTGGAGATGCAGAAGTTCTTGGGCTCGTTTTTCATTGGCTGGGACTTGGACCTCTATCACGAGGAGAGCGACCAGATGGCTCAGGTCAACACATCCGATCTGAACGAGGAGCTGGGACAG GTAGAATACGTATTCACGGATAAAACCGGCACCCTGACGGAGAACGAGATGCTGTTCCGTGAATGTTCAATCAACGGTATCAAATATCAGGAAATCAATGGAAAGCTTATACCTGAGGGAATGACGGATGACTCGCCTGACCGATCTGTGCCTCCTCTG AGTCGGGAGGAGTTGCTGTTCTTAAAGGCAGTGTCGCTGTGTCACACAGTGCAGATCAGCTACGAGCAGCCAGGCGATGGCCTGGGGGATCCCTTCTCCCACGCAAACGGCTTCTCCTCCCAGATGGAGTACTATGCCTCCTCGCCGGACGAGAAAGCACTGGTGGAAGCCATGAAAAG GATGGGGGTAATCTTCATTGGTAGCCACGGAGAAACTATGGAAATAAAAACATTTGGAAAGCCAGAAAA GTTTAAACTGCTCCATGTACTAGAGTTTGATGCAAACAGAAGGAGAATGAGTGTCATATTACAGACACCCACAG GGGAAAAAGTACTATTTACAAAGGGAGCGGAGTCCGCTATTCTTCCTTTTACTACAAGTGGAGAAATCAACAAAACAAGAGTACATGTAGATGAATTTGCCTTG AAGGGCCTGCGGACATTGGTGGTGGCCTGCAGACACTTCAGTGTGGAGGAGTATGAGGAGGTGGACCAGCGGCTCCACAAGGCCCGCACGGCCctgcagcagagagaggagaggctggccGAAGTCTTTAGCTTCATAGAGAAGGACCTGGAGCTGCTGGGAGCCACTGGGGTGGAAGACAA GCTGCAGGAGAAGGTCCAGGAGACCATTGAGGCGCTGCGCCTGGCCGGGATCAAGGTGTGGGTGCTGACCGGGGACAAGCACGAGACAGCGGTCAGTGTCAGCCTCTCCTGCGGCCACTTCCACCGCACCATGAACATCCTGGAGCTGGTGCAGCAGAAGTCTGACAACGAGTGTGCCGAGCAGCTCCGACAACTGGCAAGGAG gatcaAAGAGGACCATGTGATCCAACATGGCCTGGTGGTGGACGGGGCCAGCCTGTCTCTGGCACTGCGGGGGCATGAGAAGCTCTTCATGGAGGTGTGCAAGAACTGCTCTGCCGTGCTGTGCTGCCGGATGGCGCCCCTGCAGAAGGCCAAG GTGGTGAGATTGCTGAAAACATCTCCAGAGAAACCCATCACTTTAGCCATTGGGGATGGAGCCAATGATGTCAGCATGATTCAAGAAGCCCATGTTGGCATAG GAATCATGGGCAAGGAGGGAAGACAAGCAGTACAAAACAGTGACTATGCAATAGCGAGGTTTAAATTCCTTTCCAAATTGCTGCTTGTCCATGGCCACTTCTACTACATTAGAATAGCAACCCTTGTACAGTACTTTTTTTACAAG AATGTGTGCTTTATTACGCCCCAGTTTTTATACCAGTTCTTCTGTCTGTTTTCACAACAA ACTCTGTATGACAGCGTCTACCTGACACTCTACAACATCTGTTTCACCTCCCTGCCCATACTGGTGTACAGCCTGTTTGAGCAACTGGTCCATCCTCATGTGCTGCAGAGCAAGCCAGTGCTCTACAG AGACATCAGCAAgaactccctcctctccttcaagACCTTTTTGTACTGGACACTGCTGGGCTTCTGCCATGCATTTGTCTTCTTCTTTGGTTCCTACATCCTGATGGGGGAGGACACGTCTCTCAATGGGAATGGACAG ATGTTTGGAAACTGGACATTTGGCACTTTGGTATTCACAGTAATGGTCATCACAGTTACACTGAAG CTGGCCTTGGAGACCCACTTCTGGACGTGGATGAATCACTTTGTTACCTGGGGCTCCATCGCTTTCTACTTCGTCTTCTCCCTGTTTTATGGGGGAATCATCTG GCCTTTCCTCCACACCCAGGACATGTACTTTGTCTTCGTCCAGTTGCTGTCCAGCGGCTCTGCCTGGTTcgcaatcatcatcatcatcatcacctgcCTTTTCCCTGACATCATCAAGAAGGTGTTCTACAGGCACCTCCAGCCCACCAGCACCCAGAAGTCTCAG ATGGAAGAGGATAAGAGTTCAGTCAGCTCAGAATATGACTCTGCTGAAAGCTGGAGCCGAGGGGAGGACAATTGGCAACTGCTAGCTGCTTCTCCTCCCCCCGCCCAAGGCCCAGCCCTATTCTCCCCTAGGTAG
- the LOC115158424 gene encoding probable phospholipid-transporting ATPase IF isoform X4, with amino-acid sequence MLRWIRQQLGFDPPHQSDTRTVYIANRFPQHGHYVPQRFADNRIISSKYTVWNFVPKNLFEQFRRIANFYFLIIFLVQLMIDTPTSPVTSGLPLFFVITVTAIKQGYEDWLRHKADNEVNGAPVFVVRSGSLVQTRSKNIRVGDIVRVAKDETFPVDLVLLSSDRAEGTCHITTTSLDGETNLKTHYSVPETLVSQSVSRLEALHAVLECQQPDADLYRFVGRITVTQQGEEIVRPLGPENLLLRGARLKNTKEIFGVAVYTGMESKMALNYKCKSQKRSAVEKSMNTFLLIYLGILLFEAILSTILKYAWQAENKWDEPFYNQKTEQERNSSQILKFISDFLAFLVLYNFIIPISLYVTVEMQKFLGSFFIGWDLDLYHEESDQMAQVNTSDLNEELGQVEYVFTDKTGTLTENEMLFRECSINGIKYQEINGKLIPEGMTDDSPDRSVPPLSREELLFLKAVSLCHTVQISYEQPGDGLGDPFSHANGFSSQMEYYASSPDEKALVEAMKRMGVIFIGSHGETMEIKTFGKPEKFKLLHVLEFDANRRRMSVILQTPTGEKVLFTKGAESAILPFTTSGEINKTRVHVDEFALKGLRTLVVACRHFSVEEYEEVDQRLHKARTALQQREERLAEVFSFIEKDLELLGATGVEDKLQEKVQETIEALRLAGIKVWVLTGDKHETAVSVSLSCGHFHRTMNILELVQQKSDNECAEQLRQLARRIKEDHVIQHGLVVDGASLSLALRGHEKLFMEVCKNCSAVLCCRMAPLQKAKVVRLLKTSPEKPITLAIGDGANDVSMIQEAHVGIGIMGKEGRQAVQNSDYAIARFKFLSKLLLVHGHFYYIRIATLVQYFFYKNVCFITPQFLYQFFCLFSQQTLYDSVYLTLYNICFTSLPILVYSLFEQLVHPHVLQSKPVLYRDISKNSLLSFKTFLYWTLLGFCHAFVFFFGSYILMGEDTSLNGNGQMFGNWTFGTLVFTVMVITVTLKLALETHFWTWMNHFVTWGSIAFYFVFSLFYGGIIWPFLHTQDMYFVFVQLLSSGSAWFAIIIIIITCLFPDIIKKVFYRHLQPTSTQKSQMYSNRVAISDDFIALQPLSRAKNQLGKIRWKRIRVQSAQNMTLLKAGAEGRTIGNC; translated from the exons ggcTTTGACCCTCCCCATCAAAGTGACACCAGAACGGTTTACATTGCAAACCGCTTTCCTCAACATGGCCATTATGTCCCTCAGCGGTTTGCAGACAACAGAATCATATCATCCAAG TACACCGTTTGGAATTTTGTTCCCAAAAACCTGTTTGAACAGTTCAGAAGAATCGCCAATTTTTATTTTCTCATCATATTCCTGGTCCAG CTAATGATAGACACCCCCACTTCCCCTGTCACCAGCGGACTTCCTCTGTTCTTTGTCATCACAGTAACTGCCATCAAACAG GGCTATGAGGACTGGCTGAGGCACAAGGCGGACAACGAGGTGAACGGGGCGCCTGTGTTTGTGGTGCGCAGTGGCAGCCTCGTGCAGACCCGCTCAAAGAACATCCGA GTGGGGGACATAGTCCGGGTGGCCAAAGATGAGACGTTCCCAGTGGACCTGGTCCTCTTATCATCAGACCGAGCTGAGGGGACATGTcacatcaccaccaccagcctgGACGGAGAGACTAATCTAAAG ACTCACTACTCTGTGCCGGAGACGTTGGTATCTCAGTCGGTGTCCAGGCTGGAGGCCCTACATGCTGTGCTGGAGTGTCAGCAGCCAGATGCAGATCTGTACAG GTTTGTCGGGCGAATAACTGTAACACAACAAGGAGAAGAGATTGTAAG ACCCCTTGGACCAGAAAACCTACTGCTTCGAGGAGCAAGATTAAAAAATACCAAAGAAATTTTTG GTGTAGCAGTTTACACTGGGATGGAGTCCAAGATGGCCCTGAACTACAAGTGCAAATCCCAGAAGCGCTCTGCAGTGGAGAA GTCCATGAACACCTTTCTGCTCATATACCTGGGCATCCTGCTGTTTGAGGCGATCCTCAGCACCATCCTGAAGTACGCCTGGCAGGCTGAGAACAAATGGGACGAGCCCTTCTACAACCAGAAGACAGAGCAGGAGAGAAACAGCAGCCAG ATCCTGAAGTTCATCTCTGATTTCCTGGCATTTCTGGTCCTCTACAACTTCATCATCCCCATCTCGCTCTACGTCACTGTGGAGATGCAGAAGTTCTTGGGCTCGTTTTTCATTGGCTGGGACTTGGACCTCTATCACGAGGAGAGCGACCAGATGGCTCAGGTCAACACATCCGATCTGAACGAGGAGCTGGGACAG GTAGAATACGTATTCACGGATAAAACCGGCACCCTGACGGAGAACGAGATGCTGTTCCGTGAATGTTCAATCAACGGTATCAAATATCAGGAAATCAATGGAAAGCTTATACCTGAGGGAATGACGGATGACTCGCCTGACCGATCTGTGCCTCCTCTG AGTCGGGAGGAGTTGCTGTTCTTAAAGGCAGTGTCGCTGTGTCACACAGTGCAGATCAGCTACGAGCAGCCAGGCGATGGCCTGGGGGATCCCTTCTCCCACGCAAACGGCTTCTCCTCCCAGATGGAGTACTATGCCTCCTCGCCGGACGAGAAAGCACTGGTGGAAGCCATGAAAAG GATGGGGGTAATCTTCATTGGTAGCCACGGAGAAACTATGGAAATAAAAACATTTGGAAAGCCAGAAAA GTTTAAACTGCTCCATGTACTAGAGTTTGATGCAAACAGAAGGAGAATGAGTGTCATATTACAGACACCCACAG GGGAAAAAGTACTATTTACAAAGGGAGCGGAGTCCGCTATTCTTCCTTTTACTACAAGTGGAGAAATCAACAAAACAAGAGTACATGTAGATGAATTTGCCTTG AAGGGCCTGCGGACATTGGTGGTGGCCTGCAGACACTTCAGTGTGGAGGAGTATGAGGAGGTGGACCAGCGGCTCCACAAGGCCCGCACGGCCctgcagcagagagaggagaggctggccGAAGTCTTTAGCTTCATAGAGAAGGACCTGGAGCTGCTGGGAGCCACTGGGGTGGAAGACAA GCTGCAGGAGAAGGTCCAGGAGACCATTGAGGCGCTGCGCCTGGCCGGGATCAAGGTGTGGGTGCTGACCGGGGACAAGCACGAGACAGCGGTCAGTGTCAGCCTCTCCTGCGGCCACTTCCACCGCACCATGAACATCCTGGAGCTGGTGCAGCAGAAGTCTGACAACGAGTGTGCCGAGCAGCTCCGACAACTGGCAAGGAG gatcaAAGAGGACCATGTGATCCAACATGGCCTGGTGGTGGACGGGGCCAGCCTGTCTCTGGCACTGCGGGGGCATGAGAAGCTCTTCATGGAGGTGTGCAAGAACTGCTCTGCCGTGCTGTGCTGCCGGATGGCGCCCCTGCAGAAGGCCAAG GTGGTGAGATTGCTGAAAACATCTCCAGAGAAACCCATCACTTTAGCCATTGGGGATGGAGCCAATGATGTCAGCATGATTCAAGAAGCCCATGTTGGCATAG GAATCATGGGCAAGGAGGGAAGACAAGCAGTACAAAACAGTGACTATGCAATAGCGAGGTTTAAATTCCTTTCCAAATTGCTGCTTGTCCATGGCCACTTCTACTACATTAGAATAGCAACCCTTGTACAGTACTTTTTTTACAAG AATGTGTGCTTTATTACGCCCCAGTTTTTATACCAGTTCTTCTGTCTGTTTTCACAACAA ACTCTGTATGACAGCGTCTACCTGACACTCTACAACATCTGTTTCACCTCCCTGCCCATACTGGTGTACAGCCTGTTTGAGCAACTGGTCCATCCTCATGTGCTGCAGAGCAAGCCAGTGCTCTACAG AGACATCAGCAAgaactccctcctctccttcaagACCTTTTTGTACTGGACACTGCTGGGCTTCTGCCATGCATTTGTCTTCTTCTTTGGTTCCTACATCCTGATGGGGGAGGACACGTCTCTCAATGGGAATGGACAG ATGTTTGGAAACTGGACATTTGGCACTTTGGTATTCACAGTAATGGTCATCACAGTTACACTGAAG CTGGCCTTGGAGACCCACTTCTGGACGTGGATGAATCACTTTGTTACCTGGGGCTCCATCGCTTTCTACTTCGTCTTCTCCCTGTTTTATGGGGGAATCATCTG GCCTTTCCTCCACACCCAGGACATGTACTTTGTCTTCGTCCAGTTGCTGTCCAGCGGCTCTGCCTGGTTcgcaatcatcatcatcatcatcacctgcCTTTTCCCTGACATCATCAAGAAGGTGTTCTACAGGCACCTCCAGCCCACCAGCACCCAGAAGTCTCAG aTGTACTCCAACCGAGTCGCTATAAGTGACGACTTCATCGCTCTGCAGCCTCTCTCCAGAGCCAAGAATCAGCTGGGCAAAATTAG ATGGAAGAGGATAAGAGTTCAGTCAGCTCAGAATATGACTCTGCTGAAAGCTGGAGCCGAGGGGAGGACAATTGGCAACTGCTAG